The Sphingorhabdus sp. Alg231-15 genome has a segment encoding these proteins:
- a CDS encoding nitrate reductase subunit alpha gives MSHLLDRLNFFSKTKATYANGHGVTTSEDRRWEDGYRKRWQHDKIVRSTHGVNCTGSCSWKVYVKGGIVTWETQQTDYPRTRPDLPNHEPRGCSRGASYSWYIYSANRVKYPLIRSRLMRLWREARKTMEPVAAWASIVQDKAKRNSYTKIRGHGGFIRAKWDEVTEIIAAANAYTAKKYGPDRVIGFSPIPAMSMVSYAAGSRYMSLLGGTCMSFYDWYCDLPPASPMTWGEQTDVPESADWYNSGFLMLWGSNVPQTRTPDAHFYTEARYKGTKSVVVSPDYSEAAKFSDIWLHPKQGTDAALAMAMGHVILREYHLDRQAEYFEEYARRYSDMPMLVRLVEKDGHFIPERLLRASEFKDALGETENAEWKTVAHDELSGKIVVPNGTVGSRWSEKGKWNLEEKESGGKETKLKLTNILEGDHDTVVDVAFPYFGNRDHDYFKGTDHPDKLIRRIPVKRVELVEGDTLVASVYDLFMANYGLDRGLGGENIAKDFSENEPYTPAWAEEITGVPADNIITVAREFATNAEKTRGKSMVILGAGLNHWYHMDMNYRGIINLLVMCGCIGQSGGGWSHYVGQEKLRPQTGWQPLAFALDWARPPRHQNSTSFFYAHSDQWRYETLGVDEILSPTAPEDEMSGSLIDFNVRAERMGWLPSAPQLKTNPLEVAKAARAAGKEPKDYVVDALISGELEMSCQDPDDPANWPRNLFVWRSNLLGSSGKGHEYMLKHLLGTEHGVQGKDLGEMGHEKPEDVKWHNDAPKGKLDLVVTLDFRMSTTCVYSDIVLPTATWYEKNDLNTSDMHPFIHPLSAAVDPVWESKSDWEIYKAIAKKFSEIAPEVLGEEEDVVMTPILHDTPGEIAQPMDVKDWIKGEVDPIPGKTMPQVTVIKRDYPNLYKRFTALGPLMDKVGNGGKGIAWQTAHEVQHLRDLNGVVTEEGPTKGMAKIESDIDATEVILMLAPETNGEVAVKAWEALEEFTGRDHQHLALPKEDEKIRYRDVVAQPRKIISSPTWSGIESEKVCYNAGYTNVHELIPWRTLTGRQQLYQDHLWMRAFGEGFCVYRPPIDTKAVQPMLDRAEGQKHVVLNFITPHQKWGIHSTYTDNLLMLTLSRGGPIVWMSEVDAEKAGLVDNDWVEAFNSNGALCARVVVSQRMKEGTLFMYHAQEKIVNVPGSEITGQRGGIHNSVTRAVLKPTHMIGGYAQQSYGFNYYGTVGSNRDEFVIVRKMTDVDWLDGEKDRLTPDTMEAAE, from the coding sequence ATGAGCCATCTTCTCGACCGATTGAATTTTTTCAGCAAAACCAAAGCGACCTATGCCAATGGTCATGGTGTCACCACCAGTGAGGACCGACGCTGGGAAGATGGCTATCGCAAGCGGTGGCAGCATGACAAAATTGTCCGCTCCACTCATGGCGTCAACTGCACCGGTAGCTGTTCGTGGAAAGTCTATGTGAAAGGCGGGATCGTAACCTGGGAGACGCAGCAGACGGATTATCCGCGTACCCGTCCTGACCTTCCAAACCATGAACCGCGTGGCTGTTCGCGGGGTGCAAGCTATAGCTGGTATATCTACTCTGCTAACCGGGTGAAATATCCGCTGATCCGCTCGCGCCTGATGCGACTGTGGCGCGAAGCACGCAAAACAATGGAACCGGTGGCGGCCTGGGCTTCCATTGTGCAGGATAAGGCGAAACGCAACAGTTATACCAAAATTCGCGGCCATGGCGGCTTCATCCGAGCCAAATGGGATGAGGTAACGGAAATCATCGCGGCGGCCAATGCTTATACCGCCAAGAAATATGGCCCGGATCGGGTGATTGGCTTCTCACCGATCCCGGCTATGTCGATGGTCTCCTATGCGGCCGGTTCGCGCTACATGTCGCTGCTCGGCGGCACATGCATGTCCTTTTACGATTGGTATTGTGATCTGCCTCCCGCCTCTCCCATGACCTGGGGTGAACAGACTGATGTGCCGGAAAGCGCTGACTGGTATAATAGCGGCTTCCTGATGCTCTGGGGCTCGAACGTTCCACAGACGCGCACGCCAGACGCGCATTTCTATACGGAAGCACGTTACAAGGGCACAAAATCGGTTGTCGTTTCACCCGACTATTCGGAAGCGGCAAAATTTTCCGATATATGGCTGCACCCGAAACAGGGCACTGATGCCGCTCTGGCAATGGCTATGGGGCATGTCATATTGCGCGAATATCATCTCGACCGACAGGCCGAATATTTTGAGGAATATGCCCGCAGATATTCCGACATGCCGATGCTGGTCCGGTTGGTTGAAAAGGATGGTCATTTCATTCCCGAGCGTTTGCTGCGTGCGTCGGAGTTCAAGGATGCGCTGGGCGAGACAGAAAATGCCGAGTGGAAAACCGTTGCCCATGACGAACTGAGCGGAAAAATTGTTGTGCCCAACGGCACTGTCGGTTCGCGCTGGAGCGAAAAAGGCAAATGGAATCTTGAGGAGAAGGAAAGCGGCGGCAAGGAGACCAAGCTGAAGCTCACCAATATTCTCGAGGGTGATCATGACACGGTTGTTGATGTAGCCTTCCCCTATTTCGGCAACCGTGATCATGATTATTTTAAGGGGACCGATCATCCCGACAAGCTGATCCGGCGCATTCCGGTAAAGCGTGTCGAATTAGTTGAAGGCGATACATTGGTAGCCTCTGTCTATGATCTGTTCATGGCCAATTACGGGCTGGATCGCGGACTGGGCGGAGAGAATATCGCGAAAGATTTCTCCGAGAACGAGCCTTATACTCCTGCCTGGGCCGAAGAAATTACCGGTGTCCCGGCAGACAATATCATCACCGTCGCCCGTGAATTTGCAACCAATGCGGAAAAGACCCGCGGCAAGTCGATGGTCATTCTCGGCGCTGGTCTCAACCACTGGTATCATATGGACATGAACTATCGGGGGATTATCAATCTCCTGGTCATGTGCGGCTGTATCGGGCAATCCGGTGGCGGTTGGTCGCATTATGTGGGGCAGGAAAAATTGCGACCGCAAACCGGCTGGCAACCGCTTGCCTTCGCGCTCGATTGGGCACGGCCGCCACGGCACCAGAATTCAACCAGCTTCTTTTACGCGCATAGCGACCAGTGGCGTTACGAGACATTGGGCGTTGACGAAATTCTCTCGCCCACGGCGCCGGAAGACGAGATGAGCGGTTCGCTAATCGACTTTAATGTCCGCGCCGAACGGATGGGTTGGCTGCCGTCGGCACCGCAGCTCAAAACCAATCCTCTGGAAGTCGCCAAAGCAGCGCGGGCCGCGGGTAAAGAGCCCAAGGATTATGTCGTCGATGCCCTGATATCGGGCGAACTGGAAATGAGCTGCCAGGATCCCGACGATCCAGCCAACTGGCCGCGCAATCTGTTTGTCTGGCGCTCCAACCTGCTTGGTTCTTCCGGCAAGGGCCATGAATATATGCTCAAGCATCTGCTTGGTACTGAACATGGCGTGCAGGGCAAAGACCTTGGCGAAATGGGGCATGAGAAACCCGAGGATGTCAAATGGCATAACGATGCGCCCAAGGGCAAACTCGATCTGGTCGTGACATTGGATTTCCGCATGTCCACAACCTGCGTCTATTCCGACATCGTGCTGCCAACTGCGACCTGGTATGAGAAAAATGACCTCAACACCTCGGACATGCACCCGTTCATTCACCCGCTGTCAGCGGCGGTGGATCCGGTCTGGGAGTCCAAGTCCGACTGGGAAATTTACAAAGCGATTGCCAAGAAATTCTCCGAAATTGCACCCGAAGTATTGGGAGAGGAAGAGGATGTGGTGATGACACCAATCCTCCACGACACGCCGGGAGAGATTGCCCAGCCGATGGATGTGAAGGATTGGATCAAAGGCGAGGTTGACCCCATTCCTGGCAAGACGATGCCGCAAGTCACAGTGATCAAACGGGACTATCCCAATCTCTACAAGCGTTTCACTGCGCTTGGACCGCTGATGGACAAGGTTGGCAATGGCGGCAAGGGCATTGCCTGGCAAACAGCGCATGAGGTTCAACATCTGAGAGACCTCAATGGTGTTGTGACGGAAGAAGGTCCAACCAAGGGCATGGCCAAGATCGAGTCCGATATTGACGCGACCGAGGTCATATTGATGCTTGCACCGGAAACCAATGGCGAGGTTGCAGTCAAGGCATGGGAAGCACTGGAAGAATTTACCGGGCGCGATCACCAGCATCTGGCGCTCCCGAAAGAGGATGAGAAAATCCGCTACCGTGATGTGGTGGCGCAGCCGCGCAAGATCATCTCTTCGCCGACTTGGTCTGGCATAGAGAGCGAGAAGGTTTGCTATAATGCCGGCTATACCAATGTCCACGAACTGATCCCGTGGCGCACGCTGACCGGACGGCAGCAGCTTTATCAGGATCACCTGTGGATGCGCGCTTTTGGCGAAGGCTTTTGCGTCTATCGTCCACCGATTGATACCAAGGCGGTACAGCCGATGCTCGACCGGGCGGAGGGCCAAAAGCATGTCGTGCTCAACTTTATCACGCCGCACCAGAAATGGGGCATCCACTCGACCTATACCGACAATCTGCTGATGCTGACGCTATCGCGTGGCGGGCCTATTGTCTGGATGTCAGAAGTGGACGCTGAAAAAGCCGGGTTAGTCGACAATGACTGGGTTGAGGCTTTTAACAGTAATGGTGCTCTTTGTGCCCGTGTCGTTGTGTCGCAGCGGATGAAAGAGGGAACTCTCTTCATGTATCACGCGCAGGAAAAAATCGTGAATGTGCCGGGGTCCGAGATTACCGGCCAGCGCGGCGGCATCCATAACAGCGTGACGCGGGCGGTTCTCAAGCCGACGCACATGATCGGTGGTTATGCCCAGCAAAGCTATGGCTTCAA
- a CDS encoding NarK family nitrate/nitrite MFS transporter: protein MSTFAFTICFAVWTIFSIIGIQIKEDLGLSDTQFGLLVGTPILTGSLSRIFLGIWTDQYGGRLVFSLTMLAAALATFLLSWADSYIVMLIAALGVGLAGGSFAVGIAYVSKWYSQKKQGTALGIFGAGNVGAAVTKLLAPLVLVAYGWTAVAQVWAVVLAATAIFFWFTTEDDPEIESRKRSGEKPRSALMQLEPLRNQQVWRFALYYFFVFGAFVALALWLPNYLISVYGLDIKTAGLLAAAYSIPASLFRAYGGYLSDRYGARKVMYATFGVSLICLFMLSYPETDYIIHGIQGEIKFSTSMGLVPFVVTIFVLGFFMSLGKAAVYKHIPVYYPENVGSVGGLVGMIGGLGGFILPIAFGAMNDLTGIWTSCYMLLFLLVGVALAWMHFSVRQMEHRAIGEHISELPEFPEMENVQSASVHKKTHATGKVLEEWEPEDEEFWADRGAKIAQRNLWISIPCLLLAFSVWLVWSVVVAKLPSIGFNYTTDQLFWLAALPGLSGATLRIFYSFMVPIFGGRLWTTFTTLSLMVPAFGIGYAVQNPETPYFIFLTLALLCGLGGGNFASSMANISFFFPKRQKGNALALNAGLGNAGVSVMQFAVPIVITAGVFGAMGGEPQLLEDGSQLWMQNAGFIWIPFILISSVLAWFGMNDIASAKATFSDQAVIFQRKHNWIMCFLYTGTFGSFIGYSAGFPLLSKIAFPDVDSLQYVFLGPLVGAASRAATGWISDKWGGGRVTFWTFLLMIVAVAGVLYFLGIKEQEGAFWGFFAMFMLLFFATGVGNASTFQMIPIIMRKEVGRLMPELPANEQLRNAEKESAAIIGFTSAIAAYGAFFIPKAYGSSIAMTGTPNAALWGFLIFYAACAFVTWNYYTRRGSLLHDIERGREAAAPIPATA from the coding sequence ATGAGCACCTTCGCTTTCACCATCTGTTTTGCGGTCTGGACAATATTCTCGATTATCGGAATCCAGATAAAAGAAGATCTGGGTCTGTCTGATACCCAGTTCGGTTTGCTTGTCGGTACACCGATCCTGACCGGATCACTCTCCCGGATTTTTCTGGGCATCTGGACCGACCAATATGGCGGACGGTTGGTATTTTCATTGACCATGCTGGCCGCGGCGCTCGCGACGTTTCTGCTCTCATGGGCGGATAGCTATATCGTGATGCTCATCGCCGCATTGGGCGTTGGCCTCGCTGGTGGCAGTTTTGCAGTCGGTATCGCCTATGTATCCAAATGGTATTCACAGAAAAAGCAGGGAACCGCACTTGGCATTTTCGGTGCTGGTAATGTTGGTGCGGCCGTTACCAAGCTTTTGGCACCTCTGGTGCTGGTCGCTTATGGCTGGACGGCAGTGGCGCAGGTCTGGGCAGTGGTGCTGGCGGCAACGGCGATTTTTTTCTGGTTCACAACCGAAGATGATCCGGAAATAGAGTCCCGCAAACGGAGCGGCGAAAAACCGCGTTCGGCGTTAATGCAGCTTGAGCCGCTGAGGAACCAGCAGGTCTGGCGTTTTGCCCTCTATTATTTCTTTGTCTTCGGTGCCTTTGTTGCCCTGGCACTCTGGCTACCCAATTACTTGATCAGCGTTTACGGGCTGGACATCAAGACGGCCGGTCTGCTTGCGGCTGCTTACTCCATACCGGCCAGCCTGTTTCGCGCCTATGGGGGCTATTTGTCGGATCGCTATGGCGCGCGAAAGGTGATGTACGCGACCTTCGGTGTGTCGTTAATTTGCCTTTTCATGCTGAGCTATCCGGAGACGGACTATATCATTCACGGCATCCAGGGGGAGATTAAATTCTCGACGTCCATGGGGCTGGTTCCCTTTGTCGTAACTATTTTTGTTCTCGGCTTCTTCATGTCGCTGGGCAAGGCGGCAGTCTACAAGCATATTCCGGTCTATTATCCCGAAAATGTCGGTAGCGTCGGCGGTCTTGTTGGCATGATCGGCGGGCTCGGCGGCTTCATTTTGCCTATCGCCTTTGGCGCCATGAATGATCTCACCGGTATCTGGACGAGTTGCTACATGCTGCTCTTCTTGCTGGTGGGTGTTGCGCTTGCGTGGATGCACTTCTCAGTGCGTCAGATGGAACACAGAGCCATTGGTGAACATATATCGGAACTGCCCGAATTCCCCGAAATGGAAAATGTCCAGAGCGCATCCGTGCACAAAAAGACCCACGCCACCGGCAAAGTGCTGGAGGAATGGGAGCCGGAGGACGAAGAGTTCTGGGCGGACAGGGGCGCGAAAATAGCCCAGCGCAACCTGTGGATTTCCATCCCCTGCCTGTTGCTCGCTTTCTCGGTCTGGCTGGTCTGGTCGGTGGTGGTCGCCAAGCTGCCGTCCATTGGTTTCAACTATACGACCGACCAGCTCTTCTGGTTGGCGGCCTTACCGGGTCTTTCCGGCGCAACGCTTCGAATATTCTACAGTTTCATGGTGCCAATATTCGGCGGCAGGCTTTGGACCACGTTCACCACATTGTCATTGATGGTGCCGGCATTTGGCATCGGCTATGCGGTACAAAATCCGGAAACACCCTATTTCATCTTCCTGACACTGGCGCTGCTCTGCGGTCTTGGTGGTGGCAATTTCGCTTCCTCCATGGCCAATATCAGCTTCTTCTTCCCGAAACGGCAGAAGGGGAATGCGCTGGCGCTCAATGCGGGTCTGGGCAATGCGGGTGTATCCGTCATGCAATTTGCGGTGCCGATTGTCATTACTGCTGGCGTCTTTGGTGCCATGGGGGGCGAACCTCAGCTACTGGAAGATGGCAGCCAGCTATGGATGCAAAATGCCGGTTTCATCTGGATCCCATTCATCCTGATCAGCTCGGTACTTGCGTGGTTCGGCATGAACGACATCGCCTCTGCAAAAGCCACTTTCTCCGATCAGGCTGTGATCTTCCAGCGCAAGCATAACTGGATCATGTGCTTCCTCTACACAGGGACATTTGGTTCATTTATCGGCTATTCAGCTGGCTTCCCACTCTTGTCGAAAATTGCATTCCCCGATGTGGATTCATTGCAATATGTATTCCTCGGGCCATTGGTTGGTGCCGCTTCCCGTGCAGCAACCGGCTGGATATCCGACAAATGGGGCGGAGGACGAGTTACGTTCTGGACTTTCCTGCTGATGATCGTGGCGGTTGCTGGCGTGCTCTACTTCCTGGGCATCAAGGAACAGGAAGGCGCATTCTGGGGCTTCTTTGCGATGTTCATGCTGCTGTTCTTTGCAACCGGCGTAGGCAATGCATCCACCTTCCAGATGATACCGATCATCATGCGCAAGGAAGTGGGTCGCTTGATGCCTGAGCTGCCTGCCAATGAGCAGCTTCGCAACGCAGAGAAGGAATCGGCAGCTATCATCGGTTTCACTTCGGCGATCGCGGCCTACGGAGCGTTTTTCATCCCCAAAGCCTATGGCAGCTCGATTGCGATGACTGGCACGCCCAATGCGGCGCTCTGGGGTTTCCTGATCTTCTACGCGGCCTGCGCCTTCGTCACGTGGAATTATTACACCCGGCGGGGAAGCCTGCTTCACGACATCGAGCGGGGCAGAGAAGCCGCCGCACCTATCCCGGCCACGGCCTGA
- a CDS encoding cyclic nucleotide-binding domain-containing protein, producing MRSQDMDAVRDLPIFAGMADENFEDLVSVAFLQNFPAQVDLIREGDSADFLYILVEGSAELFASNEGRETSMAIVKPISAFILAAVLIDAVCLMSARTLTASRLLMIPAEHIRRHFAEDKVFAVAIASELSKAYRQIVKMHKETKLRPAFERLANYLLRLSHENDGASSFALPADKRTIAALLSMTPENLSRSFGALNTHGVRVQGATVHIDDQQALEKFACPNPLIDNPEIGLGVR from the coding sequence ATGCGGTCACAGGACATGGATGCGGTTCGCGATCTGCCGATATTTGCCGGCATGGCAGATGAAAATTTCGAAGACCTGGTATCGGTTGCCTTTCTTCAGAATTTTCCCGCTCAGGTTGATTTGATCCGTGAGGGGGACAGCGCGGATTTTCTGTACATATTGGTTGAAGGATCGGCCGAACTGTTCGCGAGCAATGAAGGACGCGAAACCAGCATGGCGATCGTGAAGCCCATATCGGCGTTCATCCTCGCTGCGGTTTTGATTGACGCGGTTTGCCTGATGTCGGCCAGAACGCTGACGGCATCGCGATTACTTATGATACCGGCGGAACATATCCGGCGCCATTTTGCCGAGGATAAGGTCTTTGCCGTGGCCATCGCATCCGAACTGTCAAAAGCCTATCGCCAGATTGTCAAAATGCACAAGGAAACTAAGTTGCGTCCAGCTTTTGAACGACTGGCAAATTATCTGCTGCGTCTCTCGCATGAGAATGACGGCGCTTCCAGTTTTGCCCTGCCGGCGGACAAGAGGACCATTGCCGCCCTGTTAAGTATGACCCCTGAAAACCTGTCCCGGTCATTTGGGGCATTGAACACGCATGGCGTTCGGGTGCAGGGGGCGACTGTACATATTGATGACCAACAGGCGCTGGAAAAATTTGCGTGCCCCAATCCGCTGATCGACAATCCTGAAATCGGCCTGGGCGTGCGCTAA
- a CDS encoding NnrS family protein — protein MAELEQNPGDKRRAYSGPAFFSHGFRPFFFSAALFAGLAIPLWMAAFTHGYRIGADGDALGWHAHEMIFGYVGAVVTGFIMTAIPNWTGRLPVMDTPLALLFVLWLAGRVVMFIGGNAAVIAVVDCLFLFAVMGLAWREVIAGQNWRNIPICALITLFAVSNLIWHAEPALNLPYQAGQRLALALITILMMLIGGRIIPSFTTNWMKKQGMLPLPISFNLFDKMTLLISALVMTCWIMAPTFIVTGWGFLIIAALHLVRLVRWCGWAVARDPLVLVLHIAYIWIPASFGMIGLAILRPDILTAAHALHALTTGAIGQLTMAVMTRASLGHCGRELRAGTGTVVIYLLIFIGALLRIILPFGDMGYALAMSIAGMVWASGFLLFAILYGPMLFAPRR, from the coding sequence ATGGCTGAATTGGAGCAAAACCCGGGTGACAAGCGGCGAGCATATTCTGGACCTGCCTTTTTCAGCCATGGCTTTCGACCCTTTTTCTTTTCCGCCGCCCTGTTTGCCGGGCTGGCCATCCCGCTATGGATGGCAGCCTTCACGCATGGCTATCGGATCGGGGCGGATGGTGATGCACTGGGCTGGCACGCGCATGAGATGATCTTTGGATATGTCGGCGCGGTGGTCACGGGATTTATTATGACTGCAATCCCCAACTGGACCGGTCGATTGCCGGTCATGGACACGCCGCTGGCTTTGCTGTTCGTGCTCTGGCTGGCTGGCCGGGTCGTGATGTTCATTGGCGGCAATGCCGCAGTAATTGCTGTCGTTGATTGCCTTTTCCTGTTTGCGGTTATGGGTTTGGCCTGGCGGGAAGTAATCGCTGGCCAGAACTGGCGAAACATACCCATTTGTGCGCTCATCACCCTTTTTGCGGTCAGCAATCTTATCTGGCATGCGGAACCTGCGCTGAACCTGCCTTACCAGGCCGGGCAGCGATTGGCACTGGCGCTGATCACGATATTGATGATGCTGATCGGTGGCCGCATCATTCCCTCCTTCACAACCAATTGGATGAAGAAGCAAGGCATGTTGCCATTGCCGATATCTTTCAATCTGTTCGATAAAATGACCTTGCTGATTTCCGCTCTGGTCATGACCTGCTGGATCATGGCTCCTACATTCATTGTCACGGGTTGGGGCTTTTTGATTATCGCGGCTCTACATCTGGTTCGTCTTGTCCGATGGTGTGGATGGGCGGTAGCGCGCGACCCGCTCGTGCTGGTTTTGCATATCGCCTATATCTGGATACCGGCCTCTTTTGGCATGATCGGACTCGCCATTTTGCGGCCTGACATTTTAACTGCGGCTCATGCCTTGCATGCCCTGACAACAGGGGCGATCGGTCAGCTCACGATGGCGGTGATGACGAGAGCCAGCTTGGGTCATTGCGGGCGGGAACTGCGCGCCGGGACCGGAACGGTGGTGATTTATCTGTTGATATTCATTGGCGCACTGCTGCGCATCATTTTGCCATTTGGCGATATGGGTTACGCTCTGGCGATGTCGATTGCGGGCATGGTCTGGGCATCGGGCTTCCTGCTTTTCGCAATATTATATGGGCCAATGCTATTCGCGCCGCGGCGTTAG
- a CDS encoding GNAT family N-acetyltransferase: MTVPKQIPYTRNRISAEKEERIRAAVRGAQSLPTENVMSRIAVADDASLFHAFLNDPQISAPIYTLPRPLTIEAVEQFIAKHVAEQDKGEGMLFLNFNSDGEIGGYQDICIWPQWAAGELGGAVHPDRQGKRKGIEGAKLGFDWMFDVLGLDLICETAALDNHRTARLLDGLGFKRMGETLSQRDDGTTRASLVWEISKEQWSRKHGD, translated from the coding sequence ATGACTGTTCCAAAACAGATACCATATACGCGAAACAGGATTTCGGCTGAAAAGGAAGAGCGAATCCGCGCTGCTGTCCGCGGCGCGCAATCTCTGCCTACAGAAAATGTGATGTCCCGTATTGCCGTTGCAGACGATGCGTCTTTGTTCCACGCCTTTTTAAACGATCCTCAAATAAGCGCACCGATCTATACGCTGCCACGCCCCTTGACCATTGAAGCGGTGGAGCAGTTTATTGCCAAACATGTGGCGGAACAGGACAAGGGTGAAGGCATGCTGTTTCTGAACTTCAACTCAGATGGCGAGATTGGAGGTTATCAGGATATTTGTATCTGGCCGCAATGGGCCGCCGGAGAATTGGGCGGTGCCGTCCATCCTGACCGGCAAGGCAAAAGGAAGGGGATTGAGGGCGCGAAGCTGGGCTTTGACTGGATGTTTGATGTTTTGGGTCTGGATTTGATCTGCGAAACAGCCGCGCTGGACAATCATCGAACCGCGCGCCTTCTGGACGGCTTGGGCTTTAAACGAATGGGCGAAACGCTGAGCCAACGCGACGATGGCACGACGCGTGCTTCACTGGTCTGGGAAATTTCCAAAGAGCAATGGAGCAGAAAGCACGGCGATTGA
- a CDS encoding limonene-1,2-epoxide hydrolase family protein, which translates to MPSNKEIVREFIEAWSRLDADALVEYFTVDGVYHNMPAAPVSGHDSLKPFIAGFISNWTRTDWDILSLLEDGDIVIAERLDRTMIGDIAVDLPCCGVFEMENGKIKVWRDYFDMATYTKPLSV; encoded by the coding sequence ATGCCGTCTAATAAGGAAATCGTCAGAGAGTTTATCGAGGCATGGTCACGGCTGGATGCTGATGCGCTGGTGGAATATTTCACAGTCGACGGTGTCTATCACAATATGCCCGCAGCCCCGGTTTCGGGTCATGACAGCCTGAAGCCGTTTATAGCGGGATTTATCAGCAATTGGACAAGGACCGATTGGGATATTCTTAGTCTGTTGGAGGACGGTGATATCGTCATCGCCGAGCGCCTCGATCGTACAATGATTGGCGATATCGCGGTAGACTTGCCTTGCTGCGGCGTGTTTGAGATGGAGAATGGGAAGATCAAAGTCTGGCGGGATTATTTTGATATGGCGACCTACACAAAGCCGCTTTCCGTATAG
- a CDS encoding tyrosine-type recombinase/integrase, translating into MTYSQFDPAAQNRVPWNFGAKIGPKRPFNQKQIWAIRFFLDREKRIRDRALFDLAINSKLRGCDLVELKIGDLVNGPDIRKRAAITQRKTGRPVQFEIASDARESLFAWLECRGGSVEDYVFPSRVDHSKHLSTRQYARLVDEWVLAIGLRPEEYGTHSLRRTKASIIYKATGNLRAIQILLGHSKLENTVRYLGVDIEDALTLAEKTEI; encoded by the coding sequence ATGACATACTCACAATTCGATCCAGCAGCGCAAAACCGAGTGCCTTGGAATTTTGGAGCCAAGATCGGCCCCAAGCGACCGTTCAATCAGAAACAGATTTGGGCCATCCGGTTCTTCCTCGATAGAGAGAAGCGTATTAGGGATCGGGCACTCTTCGATCTGGCGATCAACAGCAAACTCAGGGGCTGTGATCTGGTTGAGCTTAAGATCGGTGATCTCGTCAATGGTCCTGATATACGAAAGCGCGCGGCGATCACGCAGCGCAAGACAGGGCGGCCAGTTCAATTTGAAATTGCTTCGGATGCGCGTGAAAGTCTGTTCGCTTGGCTTGAGTGCAGAGGTGGGTCAGTAGAAGACTATGTTTTTCCAAGCCGTGTAGACCACTCAAAACATCTAAGCACACGTCAATATGCGAGACTCGTCGATGAGTGGGTTTTAGCAATTGGTTTGCGACCTGAGGAATACGGGACCCATTCGCTTCGCCGTACGAAAGCCTCGATCATCTACAAGGCAACCGGAAACCTAAGGGCAATTCAGATCCTGCTCGGCCACTCCAAGCTAGAGAATACTGTTCGTTATCTCGGTGTTGATATCGAGGACGCGCTGACCCTAGCTGAGAAGACTGAAATTTGA
- a CDS encoding MBL fold metallo-hydrolase gives MNETQSVKPRENQDSNHPIASVRVLNCGHAEQHQEHRYGSRLPQLWWVFFGRRWVPLPLQCFLIDHRDGLVLFDTGIDPAIISDKRYIKQAIGRLLLSRIFRFHLAETDRIDHVLAKAGIAASDIRKAVISHLHFDHAGGIAQIPQADLLVSEHEWKILSSPHPEHEWILREHIEIPSAKWQQISFAPTDDPLFGEFDGIYDVAGDGSMILLPTPGHTPGSMSLLIRQEGWDPILLVGDMTYETASFEQDIVPGTGDKKTLLATFAKVRRLQRFLPDLKIVPSHDFAAGEAISRSTQLVTNR, from the coding sequence ATGAACGAAACACAATCTGTTAAACCTCGCGAGAACCAAGATTCCAATCATCCTATTGCCTCGGTTAGAGTGCTGAACTGTGGACACGCAGAGCAGCATCAAGAACATCGCTATGGCAGCAGATTGCCACAACTCTGGTGGGTCTTCTTTGGGAGAAGATGGGTACCTTTGCCCTTGCAATGTTTCCTAATTGATCATCGCGATGGATTGGTGCTGTTCGATACAGGTATCGATCCGGCGATCATTTCCGACAAACGCTATATCAAACAAGCAATCGGGCGCCTTTTGTTGTCCCGAATTTTCCGGTTTCACCTGGCCGAGACTGACCGCATCGACCATGTTCTGGCGAAGGCAGGCATCGCTGCCAGTGATATTCGCAAAGCGGTTATCTCGCATCTCCATTTTGATCATGCCGGAGGCATCGCTCAGATACCACAGGCCGATCTGCTGGTCAGCGAGCATGAATGGAAAATCCTGTCCAGCCCGCATCCAGAACATGAATGGATTCTCCGAGAGCATATCGAGATCCCATCCGCGAAGTGGCAGCAAATTTCGTTTGCTCCGACTGACGACCCGCTTTTCGGAGAGTTTGACGGGATTTACGACGTCGCAGGTGATGGCTCGATGATCCTTTTGCCGACGCCGGGACATACACCTGGTTCGATGTCCCTGCTGATCCGCCAGGAAGGATGGGATCCGATACTGCTTGTGGGGGACATGACATACGAAACTGCTTCATTCGAACAAGATATTGTTCCCGGCACGGGCGACAAAAAAACGCTTCTCGCCACCTTCGCCAAGGTTCGCCGGCTGCAGCGGTTTCTACCTGATCTAAAGATTGTGCCATCGCATGATTTCGCTGCTGGGGAGGCGATTTCGCGCAGTACGCAACTCGTCACAAATCGTTGA